A genomic region of Candidatus Schekmanbacteria bacterium contains the following coding sequences:
- a CDS encoding DUF1957 domain-containing protein yields MSIKGYISLVLHAHIPYVMSHGSWPHGTDWLNEAAAESYIPLLGVFNSLLDDGIKPNIVLSFSPILAYQLSTDEFKSGFKSYLRNRIDTAENDCRGFEQSGDMEKAGLALDWKNFFLGVLTQFTSKYNEDIPYAFRKLKEQHAIEIIPSSATHAYLPLIGDDSMVNLQIKLASEAFNKYFGGRPSGIWLPECAYRPAYKWEYPVSGHTDKADRKGIEEFLEEEEIGYFFVDSHMVEGGESGTSYGKIDNLEKGREKFKKNMYYSSQKGSRSVYNPFYVNSTSEKVKKITAFVRDPAISLQVWSGEWGYPGDGNYLEFHKKNFPGGHRYWKITSAKSDLGEKEIYGPDAAGNMVKSHASHFRQLLKERLSSFNGQSEGRSLLVSPFDAELFGHWWFEGPRWIDEVCRGIHADDEIEMITCSDYLDFCHPQKTVTLPEGSWGEGGSHMLWFNERTEWTWGYIYDAEKIFKSMYRKVSEQNIEEAKPYMGQMLREILLLQSSDWQFLISTSTASDYAEKRICEHFDNFTKLSKVCENILNGFLPSEDDNQFLDGCISRNGIFSGIDVLSFYEY; encoded by the coding sequence TTGAGCATTAAGGGATATATCAGCCTTGTGCTGCATGCACATATTCCATATGTTATGAGTCATGGCAGCTGGCCGCATGGAACTGACTGGCTGAACGAAGCAGCAGCAGAATCATATATACCCCTGCTCGGAGTTTTTAACTCCCTTCTCGATGATGGAATAAAACCAAATATAGTCTTAAGCTTTAGCCCGATCCTTGCTTACCAGCTTTCAACTGATGAATTCAAGTCAGGTTTTAAATCGTATCTCAGGAACAGGATTGACACAGCTGAAAATGATTGCCGGGGATTTGAGCAATCAGGAGATATGGAAAAAGCAGGTCTTGCACTTGACTGGAAAAACTTTTTTCTGGGTGTCCTGACACAATTTACCAGTAAGTATAATGAGGACATTCCATATGCTTTTAGAAAGCTGAAGGAACAACATGCCATTGAAATAATCCCATCATCTGCCACGCATGCGTATCTTCCCCTCATAGGAGATGATTCAATGGTGAATTTACAGATCAAACTGGCTTCAGAAGCGTTTAACAAATATTTCGGAGGAAGGCCTTCCGGTATATGGCTCCCTGAATGTGCTTACAGACCTGCTTACAAATGGGAATATCCTGTCTCGGGACATACTGATAAAGCAGACAGAAAAGGGATTGAGGAATTCCTGGAGGAAGAAGAAATAGGCTACTTTTTCGTTGATTCTCACATGGTTGAAGGTGGTGAATCCGGTACTTCTTATGGAAAGATTGACAATCTTGAAAAGGGGAGAGAAAAATTTAAAAAGAATATGTATTATTCATCGCAAAAGGGATCACGCTCCGTTTATAATCCATTTTATGTCAATTCAACCTCTGAAAAAGTAAAAAAAATTACAGCATTTGTGCGTGATCCTGCCATAAGTCTTCAGGTATGGAGCGGTGAATGGGGATATCCGGGAGACGGGAATTATCTTGAATTTCATAAAAAGAATTTTCCCGGAGGACACAGATACTGGAAGATTACCAGCGCTAAAAGCGATCTTGGAGAAAAAGAAATATACGGCCCCGATGCAGCAGGAAATATGGTTAAATCTCATGCTTCCCATTTTAGACAGCTTTTAAAAGAGAGACTTTCCAGTTTTAATGGTCAATCTGAAGGGAGAAGCTTATTGGTCTCTCCTTTTGATGCAGAGCTCTTCGGGCATTGGTGGTTTGAAGGTCCAAGATGGATAGATGAGGTTTGCAGGGGAATTCATGCTGATGATGAGATAGAAATGATAACCTGCTCCGATTATCTTGATTTTTGCCATCCCCAAAAAACGGTTACTTTGCCTGAAGGTTCGTGGGGGGAAGGCGGCTCACACATGCTCTGGTTTAATGAACGGACTGAATGGACATGGGGATATATTTATGATGCTGAAAAAATATTCAAAAGCATGTACCGAAAGGTATCTGAGCAGAATATTGAAGAAGCAAAACCCTATATGGGGCAGATGTTAAGAGAGATCCTTCTCCTCCAGAGTTCAGACTGGCAATTTCTTATTTCTACTTCAACAGCCTCAGATTATGCAGAAAAAAGGATATGTGAGCATTTTGATAATTTTACAAAACTTTCCAAAGTGTGTGAGAATATATTAAATGGTTTCTTACCTTCCGAAGATGATAATCAGTTTTTGGATGGCTGCATCTCAAGAAATGGGATATTCTCAGGTATCGATGTTCTGTCATTTTATGAGTATTAA
- a CDS encoding DUF2934 domain-containing protein: protein MATTKTKTKTKAETTVKKPAAKRGRKPKTQVSDEEFRAMVQQKAYELFENRGNSGGSDLEDWITAEKMIKEQLGIK, encoded by the coding sequence ATGGCTACTACTAAGACCAAAACAAAAACTAAAGCAGAGACTACCGTTAAAAAGCCTGCCGCTAAAAGAGGGAGAAAACCTAAAACGCAAGTTTCTGATGAAGAATTCCGTGCCATGGTCCAGCAAAAGGCATACGAGCTGTTTGAAAACAGAGGCAATAGTGGTGGAAGCGATTTAGAAGACTGGATAACTGCTGAAAAGATGATAAAAGAGCAGCTGGGTATAAAATGA
- the leuD gene encoding 3-isopropylmalate dehydratase small subunit, whose amino-acid sequence MSALKYKGRVFKYGDNVNTDVIIPARYLNTIDPKELASHCMEDIDPGFPKKVKPGDFIIAAENFGCGSSREHAPISIKACGVAAVIAKSFARIFYRNSLNIGLPIIECPEAIESLCDGDEIEVDLNDGTITKISSGQVFKSKPFPEFVQKIIEKGGLMEYVSSRETR is encoded by the coding sequence GTGAGCGCTCTTAAGTATAAAGGAAGAGTTTTTAAGTACGGTGATAATGTTAACACTGATGTCATTATCCCTGCCCGCTATCTAAATACAATAGATCCCAAAGAACTGGCATCGCACTGCATGGAAGACATTGATCCCGGGTTTCCAAAAAAAGTAAAACCCGGAGACTTCATTATTGCAGCAGAAAATTTTGGATGCGGCTCGTCAAGAGAACACGCACCTATTTCTATAAAAGCCTGCGGAGTAGCGGCAGTAATCGCTAAGTCTTTTGCAAGGATATTTTACAGAAATTCCCTTAATATAGGACTTCCAATTATAGAGTGTCCTGAAGCCATTGAGAGTCTGTGTGATGGCGATGAAATTGAGGTTGACCTGAATGATGGGACAATAACTAAGATTTCATCGGGACAGGTCTTTAAATCAAAACCGTTCCCTGAGTTTGTGCAGAAGATAATAGAAAAAGGCGGATTAATGGAATATGTATCAAGCCGCGAGACAAGGTAG
- the leuC gene encoding 3-isopropylmalate dehydratase large subunit has translation MGMTITEKILAVKSSKKNVECGEIISARVDIALGNDITAPIAIDIFEKYGAKELFDRKKVVFVPDHFTPNKDIKSAEQCRILREFSRKHNVENYFEIGRVGIEHALLPEKGIVLPGDLIIGADSHTCTYGALGAFSTGIGSTDLAAAMITGEIWLKVPESIKFIYSGKTRRFVSGKDLILFTIGKIGVDGANYKSMEFTGEAISSLSMDGRFTMCNMAVEAGAKNGIIEPDDKTLQYVKGRSKREFITYKSDKDAKYCNVVDIDSSKLEPQVSLPPSPGNARPVSELRNIAIDQVIIGSCTNGRISDLEEAALILKGKKVNPNVRLIILPATQDVYKEAMKKGLLEIFIDAEAVVGPPTCGPCLGGHMGILAKGEKCVATTNRNFVGRMGHPESEIYLAGPAVAAASAITGRITNPEEVL, from the coding sequence ATGGGAATGACCATCACAGAGAAGATTCTGGCAGTCAAGTCATCAAAAAAGAATGTTGAATGCGGAGAAATCATAAGTGCCAGGGTTGATATAGCTCTTGGCAATGATATAACGGCGCCAATCGCTATAGATATTTTTGAGAAATATGGAGCAAAAGAGCTTTTTGACAGAAAAAAAGTGGTCTTTGTCCCTGACCATTTCACACCTAACAAGGACATAAAGTCAGCCGAGCAGTGCCGCATATTGCGTGAATTTTCAAGGAAACATAATGTTGAAAATTATTTCGAGATAGGGCGTGTCGGCATTGAGCATGCCCTCCTTCCGGAAAAAGGGATCGTACTGCCGGGAGACTTAATTATTGGGGCAGATTCGCATACATGCACTTATGGGGCCCTTGGCGCTTTCTCTACCGGAATAGGAAGCACAGACCTTGCAGCAGCCATGATTACAGGGGAGATATGGCTTAAAGTCCCTGAATCAATAAAATTTATCTACAGCGGGAAAACGAGACGCTTTGTTTCAGGCAAGGATTTGATATTGTTTACCATCGGTAAAATTGGAGTTGACGGTGCAAATTACAAATCAATGGAATTTACCGGCGAAGCAATAAGCTCACTTTCCATGGATGGCAGGTTTACAATGTGCAACATGGCTGTTGAAGCAGGAGCAAAAAACGGAATTATAGAGCCTGATGACAAGACATTGCAGTATGTGAAGGGACGTTCAAAGCGGGAATTTATTACGTATAAGAGCGACAAAGATGCCAAGTATTGCAATGTAGTTGATATTGACTCCTCGAAGCTGGAACCCCAGGTATCTCTTCCTCCGTCTCCCGGGAATGCAAGGCCTGTAAGCGAACTTAGGAACATTGCCATAGATCAGGTGATAATAGGATCATGCACCAATGGCAGAATTTCTGATCTTGAAGAGGCTGCTTTAATACTTAAGGGTAAAAAAGTTAATCCAAATGTAAGGCTGATAATATTACCTGCAACACAGGATGTTTATAAAGAGGCTATGAAGAAAGGGCTGCTTGAAATATTTATTGATGCAGAGGCTGTTGTGGGACCTCCTACATGCGGACCTTGTCTTGGCGGACATATGGGCATACTTGCAAAAGGAGAAAAATGTGTTGCCACGACTAACAGGAATTTCGTAGGCAGAATGGGTCACCCTGAAAGCGAGATATATCTGGCAGGGCCTGCTGTTGCAGCTGCGTCTGCCATTACTGGAAGAATTACGAATCCGGAGGAAGTCCTGTGA
- a CDS encoding 2-isopropylmalate synthase, whose protein sequence is MEQIRIFDTTLRDGEQAPGNSLNVKEKLTMALQLARLNVDIIEAGFPIASKGDFEAAVEIAKAVKGPYIAGLARANKKDIKAAWDALKHSSRPYIHTFIATSDIHMKYKLRMSRREVIAKAVEAVKYAKTFTRDVEFSAEDASRTDLLFLAEIVEAAIDAGAKTINIPDTVGYSMPDEFGNIIAYLKKNVPNIEKAILSVHCHNDLGLAVANSLAAIKNGARQVECTINGIGERAGNASLEELTMGLYVRKDLLPFKTRIKTKELYKASRLLSRLTGIFVPPNKAIVGDNAFSHEAGIHQDGVLKKAQTYEIMTPETVGVKESHIVLGKHSGRHALRKRYEKLGYSLSDDELEKAYKIFIELADRKKQIFDEDLEIVIDEQVRNFTEIYKLIGVQAIGGNRVLPTAAVSVRKGTKIISETASGSGPVEAACLAIEKIANVKGKLLDYSVKSVSAGKDAIGEVFLKVKFGNGTMFVGKSTSTDIIFASVKAYLNALNKYLSRGKPEKVLKGF, encoded by the coding sequence ATGGAACAGATCAGAATATTTGACACCACATTAAGAGACGGGGAGCAGGCTCCCGGCAACAGCCTGAATGTGAAAGAAAAACTTACGATGGCATTGCAGCTAGCGCGCCTTAATGTTGATATTATTGAGGCTGGGTTTCCGATAGCGTCAAAAGGAGATTTTGAAGCTGCTGTTGAAATAGCGAAGGCAGTCAAAGGACCTTATATTGCTGGTCTTGCAAGGGCGAACAAGAAAGATATAAAAGCTGCATGGGACGCTCTCAAACATTCGTCACGTCCTTATATCCACACTTTTATTGCCACCTCGGATATACACATGAAATATAAGCTGAGAATGAGCCGTCGGGAAGTAATTGCCAAAGCGGTAGAGGCTGTAAAATATGCAAAGACATTTACCCGCGATGTTGAGTTTTCTGCGGAGGATGCGTCGAGGACAGATCTTCTCTTTCTTGCCGAGATAGTTGAGGCTGCAATAGATGCGGGAGCAAAGACAATAAATATACCTGACACCGTCGGTTATTCGATGCCCGACGAGTTTGGGAATATAATCGCATATTTGAAAAAAAATGTTCCTAACATAGAGAAGGCGATTCTCAGCGTTCATTGTCACAATGATCTTGGCCTTGCCGTCGCAAATTCTCTTGCTGCAATAAAAAATGGCGCAAGACAGGTTGAATGCACCATTAATGGAATCGGTGAAAGAGCCGGCAATGCGTCGTTGGAAGAGCTTACAATGGGACTTTATGTGAGAAAGGATTTGCTTCCCTTTAAAACCAGAATAAAAACCAAGGAGCTGTATAAAGCAAGCAGGCTTCTTTCAAGGCTTACAGGGATTTTTGTCCCGCCAAATAAGGCAATTGTAGGTGATAATGCTTTTTCTCATGAGGCGGGGATCCATCAGGACGGAGTACTGAAAAAAGCTCAGACATATGAGATCATGACGCCTGAAACTGTAGGCGTAAAGGAAAGTCATATCGTGCTGGGTAAGCATTCCGGAAGACATGCGCTGCGCAAACGTTATGAAAAGCTCGGTTACAGTCTCTCCGATGACGAGCTTGAAAAGGCTTATAAGATATTTATAGAGCTTGCTGACCGGAAGAAGCAGATATTCGATGAGGATCTTGAGATAGTAATTGATGAGCAGGTAAGAAACTTTACAGAAATATATAAGCTTATTGGTGTTCAGGCTATCGGAGGAAACAGAGTATTGCCGACAGCAGCCGTAAGTGTACGGAAGGGAACCAAGATCATTTCTGAAACAGCCTCAGGTTCAGGACCTGTGGAAGCCGCGTGTCTTGCGATTGAGAAGATAGCCAATGTAAAAGGGAAACTTCTTGACTATTCCGTAAAATCTGTCTCTGCGGGAAAGGATGCGATAGGAGAAGTATTCCTGAAGGTAAAGTTTGGGAATGGAACGATGTTTGTCGGGAAATCCACAAGTACTGACATCATATTTGCAAGTGTCAAAGCTTACCTAAATGCTTTGAATAAATATCTTTCGAGGGGTAAACCAGAGAAAGTATTAAAGGGTTTTTGA
- the pssA gene encoding CDP-diacylglycerol--serine O-phosphatidyltransferase → MRKGIYILPSLFTTGNALCGFYAIIASINGMASELLGNQDAYRKWLIYAAYAIILGAVFDCFDGKVARTTKTTSRFGVEFDSLADLVTFGVAPGVLVYIWALKPYGKVGWIASFLFVICGALRLARYNVQTTGVKSKYFTGLPIPAAAGVVASLVIFYFSYWQSLEGIFRYRGILTVIVVYVVALLMVSTLKFRSFSGVETSKSKHFNVLIAIIFFIFIVIMKPNMMLFLMVWGYFFIALAEALYLFIREKTALPEGEKGTAFEGRRRIYRRKIRKNEDYGTDQNI, encoded by the coding sequence ATGAGAAAAGGAATTTATATTCTGCCAAGCCTTTTTACAACAGGGAATGCGCTTTGCGGTTTTTATGCCATAATCGCCTCGATAAACGGGATGGCCTCTGAACTTCTTGGTAATCAGGATGCTTACAGGAAATGGCTGATATATGCAGCTTATGCGATCATACTTGGCGCTGTCTTTGATTGTTTTGACGGAAAAGTTGCCCGGACCACAAAGACTACGTCAAGGTTTGGCGTTGAGTTTGATTCACTTGCAGATCTCGTGACATTCGGAGTGGCGCCGGGAGTTTTGGTATATATATGGGCATTAAAGCCTTATGGAAAGGTTGGTTGGATTGCTTCATTCCTGTTTGTCATTTGCGGTGCATTAAGGCTTGCACGGTATAATGTCCAGACAACAGGAGTCAAGAGCAAATACTTTACAGGATTGCCAATACCTGCTGCTGCCGGTGTCGTGGCTTCGCTTGTAATTTTCTATTTTTCATACTGGCAATCCCTTGAGGGTATTTTCCGTTATCGCGGAATCTTAACTGTGATAGTGGTCTATGTGGTTGCCCTTTTAATGGTAAGTACTTTGAAATTCAGAAGCTTCTCCGGAGTAGAGACCAGTAAGAGCAAACATTTCAATGTGCTCATCGCTATAATATTTTTTATTTTCATAGTGATAATGAAGCCTAACATGATGCTTTTTCTAATGGTGTGGGGATATTTCTTCATCGCACTTGCAGAAGCCCTGTATCTTTTCATCAGAGAAAAGACGGCTCTGCCGGAGGGAGAAAAAGGAACCGCTTTCGAAGGAAGAAGGAGAATCTACAGGCGAAAGATCAGAAAGAACGAAGATTATGGAACAGATCAGAATATTTGA
- a CDS encoding phosphatidylserine decarboxylase family protein — MRLPLAKDGWRFIIPLGIIAVALWLTDISVSLSIIVTALTIFVIAFFRDPERNTPEGEGLVISPADGKIIRLEKVKNSILSGEEHFMVSIFMSVFNVHVNRIPLSGKVTGKKYNYGKFISAFKEKSSNENENNVIVVRGKKHAAEVVQIAGLIARRIVCWVNVGDDVSVGNRFGLIRFGSRVDVYLPVSFEPGIVKGQKVKAGETILGVLK; from the coding sequence ATGCGTTTGCCTCTGGCAAAAGACGGGTGGCGGTTTATAATACCATTAGGTATTATAGCAGTGGCACTCTGGCTGACGGATATTTCAGTGTCATTGAGTATCATAGTTACAGCCTTGACCATTTTTGTGATTGCTTTTTTCAGGGACCCTGAAAGGAATACTCCTGAAGGAGAAGGACTGGTTATTTCTCCTGCAGACGGAAAAATAATAAGACTTGAAAAGGTTAAGAACAGTATCCTTTCCGGTGAGGAGCATTTTATGGTGAGCATATTCATGTCAGTATTTAATGTTCATGTTAACCGGATACCTCTCAGCGGGAAAGTGACCGGGAAAAAATATAATTATGGCAAGTTCATATCTGCATTCAAGGAAAAATCTTCTAACGAGAATGAAAATAATGTTATAGTAGTTAGAGGAAAAAAACATGCAGCTGAAGTTGTACAGATTGCAGGACTTATTGCCAGAAGGATTGTTTGCTGGGTCAATGTAGGTGATGATGTAAGTGTAGGAAATAGATTTGGACTCATTCGGTTCGGTTCACGTGTTGATGTTTATCTTCCGGTAAGTTTTGAGCCGGGCATAGTGAAGGGACAGAAAGTTAAGGCAGGCGAAACTATTTTAGGAGTTTTAAAATGA
- the ilvC gene encoding ketol-acid reductoisomerase — protein MVAIFHEKEADLKYLKNKTIAIIGYGSQGHAQAQNLKESGLKVIVSELKGTKQWDQAKKDGFEVLNADDASAKADFIQMLVPDEFQATVYRSSIAGNMKAGKTLGFSHGFNIHYHQIEAPADVDVVMIAPKGPGHLVRRLYTEGKGVPALIAIKQDASGKAKQTALAYAKGIGSARAGVIETTFKEETETDLFGEQVVLCGGVTELIRAGFDTLVEAGYQPEIAYFECLHELKLIVDLIYEGGIANMRYSISNTAEYGDLSRGPRIITDETRWEMKEILREIQTGEFAREWILENQANRPVFKALAEEGANHLIEKVGKELRGMMSWIGKPVIK, from the coding sequence ATGGTAGCCATTTTTCATGAAAAAGAAGCGGATTTGAAATATCTGAAGAATAAAACAATCGCCATCATTGGTTACGGAAGCCAGGGACATGCACAGGCTCAGAACCTCAAGGAAAGCGGTCTTAAGGTGATAGTGAGCGAGCTTAAAGGTACAAAGCAGTGGGATCAGGCGAAAAAAGACGGTTTTGAAGTTTTGAATGCAGATGATGCTTCTGCAAAGGCTGATTTCATACAGATGCTTGTTCCTGATGAGTTCCAGGCTACAGTTTACAGAAGCTCTATTGCAGGAAATATGAAAGCAGGGAAAACACTCGGATTTTCTCATGGATTTAATATTCACTACCATCAGATTGAGGCGCCTGCTGATGTTGACGTTGTAATGATAGCTCCCAAGGGGCCGGGACATCTTGTCCGCAGGCTTTATACGGAAGGCAAGGGAGTGCCAGCTTTGATTGCAATAAAGCAGGATGCGTCCGGCAAGGCGAAACAAACCGCATTGGCCTATGCAAAAGGGATCGGTTCCGCAAGGGCTGGTGTGATTGAAACAACCTTCAAGGAAGAGACGGAAACAGATCTTTTCGGAGAACAAGTTGTGTTGTGCGGCGGTGTGACGGAACTTATCCGTGCTGGTTTTGATACTCTTGTAGAAGCAGGGTATCAGCCTGAAATCGCTTATTTTGAGTGTCTCCATGAACTGAAGCTCATAGTAGATCTTATTTATGAAGGCGGCATAGCCAACATGCGCTATTCCATAAGCAATACCGCTGAATACGGTGATTTGTCGCGCGGGCCGAGGATAATTACTGATGAGACGCGCTGGGAGATGAAAGAGATTTTAAGGGAAATTCAGACAGGCGAATTTGCCAGGGAGTGGATACTTGAAAACCAGGCAAACCGTCCTGTATTTAAAGCTCTTGCTGAAGAAGGTGCAAATCACCTTATAGAAAAAGTCGGCAAAGAACTTCGCGGAATGATGTCCTGGATAGGCAAGCCAGTAATAAAGTAA
- the ilvN gene encoding acetolactate synthase small subunit produces the protein MKHVISVLVENKFGVLARVAGLFSARGFNIASLSVGETTDTTVSRMTIITSGDDQIIEQVIKQLRRIIDVIKVSDLTDESYVEREMVMIKVNADNKVRAELMQIVDIFRSKIIDVSPKGFIIEATGDSNKIDALLDLLKPFGIKEIARTGCAAMSRGSQKNHK, from the coding sequence ATGAAACATGTAATCTCAGTGCTTGTGGAAAATAAATTCGGAGTCCTCGCCAGGGTGGCAGGTCTTTTTTCAGCAAGGGGTTTTAATATCGCGTCTCTTTCCGTTGGAGAGACAACGGACACCACTGTATCAAGGATGACTATCATAACGAGCGGTGATGATCAGATAATTGAACAGGTAATAAAACAGTTAAGAAGGATTATAGATGTTATCAAAGTTTCGGATCTGACTGATGAAAGTTATGTTGAACGCGAGATGGTGATGATAAAAGTCAACGCCGACAACAAGGTGAGAGCTGAGCTTATGCAGATAGTTGACATATTTCGCAGCAAGATTATAGATGTTTCGCCAAAGGGATTCATAATCGAGGCAACAGGTGATTCTAACAAGATCGATGCTCTGCTTGATTTACTGAAACCTTTCGGGATTAAGGAAATTGCACGGACAGGTTGTGCGGCAATGAGCAGGGGAAGTCAAAAAAATCATAAGTGA
- the ilvB gene encoding biosynthetic-type acetolactate synthase large subunit — protein MKKGAEILVESLIKEGVEYIFGLPGAVLCDVYDVLYDSPLKFIITRHEQAAAHAADGYARGSGKAGVCMVTSGPGATNIVTGLATAYMDSIPLVIITGQVPTSMIGDDAFQEADIAGITRTISKYNYLVKDVNDLARTIKEAFYIATTGRPGPVLIDLPKDVLSGKAKYEYPEEVHIRGYNPNVQGHLKQIEKIAERISESEKPVIYIGGGVILSGADQEVEKLAEAINAPVASTLMGLGGFPGDHELFLGMLGMHGTYWSNMAVNHADLIIAVGARFDDRVTGRIDKFAPNATVIHIDIDPATISKNVQVDLPVVGDAKEVLRELNVKVKEKIKKKPERASWFSEIKSWKEKHPLSYTRDKKSVKPQWVIEKICEMAGENAIITTDVGQHQMWVAQYYKFKKPRTLLTSGGLGTMGYGLPAAIGVKLAKPDCPVINITGDGSFQMNMQEIATAVAYKIPLIVVILNNNTYGMVRQYQSLFYNKRYYATDLDANPDFVALAQSFGAAGLRVENEKDFDPIFKQALAEKRPVIIDIKTDKDEKVFPMVPSGGSVKDIMVN, from the coding sequence ATGAAAAAAGGCGCTGAAATACTTGTGGAGAGCCTCATAAAGGAAGGGGTTGAATACATATTCGGACTTCCCGGGGCTGTTCTCTGCGATGTGTACGACGTGCTTTACGATTCGCCGCTGAAATTTATTATCACGCGTCATGAGCAGGCTGCCGCTCATGCAGCTGACGGTTATGCACGCGGTTCCGGAAAAGCAGGCGTATGTATGGTAACGTCCGGACCCGGTGCGACGAACATAGTGACCGGACTCGCTACAGCATACATGGATTCAATCCCCCTTGTGATCATAACAGGTCAGGTTCCCACAAGCATGATAGGCGATGATGCTTTTCAGGAGGCGGACATAGCAGGGATCACGAGGACGATATCAAAGTATAATTATCTTGTTAAGGATGTTAATGACCTTGCCAGAACGATAAAAGAGGCATTTTATATTGCTACTACAGGAAGACCGGGCCCTGTGCTGATTGATTTGCCGAAAGACGTTCTCAGTGGAAAGGCAAAATACGAATACCCGGAAGAAGTCCATATAAGAGGTTATAACCCCAATGTGCAGGGGCATCTAAAACAGATAGAGAAGATAGCAGAAAGAATATCAGAGTCAGAAAAGCCGGTCATATATATAGGCGGCGGCGTAATACTTTCCGGGGCTGACCAGGAGGTTGAAAAACTTGCAGAAGCAATAAACGCGCCTGTTGCAAGCACCCTTATGGGACTTGGCGGATTCCCGGGTGATCATGAGCTATTTCTCGGTATGCTCGGCATGCATGGAACATACTGGTCAAATATGGCTGTAAACCATGCGGATCTGATTATAGCCGTGGGCGCAAGATTTGATGACAGGGTAACAGGAAGAATAGATAAGTTTGCGCCGAACGCAACAGTAATCCATATTGATATTGATCCGGCGACAATCAGCAAAAATGTTCAGGTTGATCTTCCGGTTGTAGGCGATGCAAAAGAGGTGTTAAGAGAACTGAATGTAAAGGTTAAGGAAAAGATAAAGAAAAAACCTGAGAGAGCTTCATGGTTTTCCGAGATCAAAAGCTGGAAGGAGAAACATCCGCTCTCTTACACGAGAGACAAAAAATCTGTAAAACCTCAGTGGGTAATAGAAAAGATATGTGAGATGGCGGGTGAAAATGCGATTATTACAACTGATGTCGGCCAGCACCAGATGTGGGTTGCCCAGTATTATAAGTTTAAGAAACCGAGGACGCTTCTTACATCCGGGGGGCTTGGGACTATGGGTTACGGTCTTCCTGCTGCCATTGGTGTGAAGCTGGCAAAGCCTGATTGTCCGGTCATTAACATTACCGGTGACGGCAGTTTCCAGATGAATATGCAGGAGATTGCAACGGCAGTTGCATATAAGATTCCCCTCATTGTCGTAATACTTAATAATAACACGTACGGCATGGTGAGGCAGTATCAAAGCTTGTTTTACAACAAACGCTATTATGCCACTGATTTGGATGCTAACCCTGATTTTGTCGCCCTTGCTCAGAGCTTTGGCGCTGCCGGACTAAGGGTTGAGAATGAGAAGGATTTTGACCCGATTTTTAAACAGGCTTTGGCTGAGAAACGCCCGGTTATAATAGATATTAAGACAGATAAGGATGAAAAGGTTTTTCCCATGGTTCCTTCAGGTGGATCCGTAAAGGATATAATGGTGAACTGA